ttatttttgtcctttttacTTAACCACGTTTAATGTAGTTATGTGTGTTTGTTTATAGGCCTCCTAAAGATCATGATGTAACATTGCAAACACACCATGCAAGTTGTTTTAAAGTTGATCCAATTGtctatctaaattttatttttatttttttgaaaaatgaatgaTATAGATGTGATTTGAGCaattaatttgtcaaatatgtaaaaagtttggagtataattttattcataaattatgaaaatgaatagatttttaaaaaattatgaaaatagataaattgttATTCAAATGACGATTTCAACATGAAATACTCGTGTTTTGAAAAACAAtttcacttattttatttttattttttatacaaaagtgACAATTAAAAACTGTCACAAATACTTTTGAAACGGTCATAAATTACTTTATAAcataagaaataaacaaatattcatTTTGTGACTGTTAAAGAAGTAATTTGTCACAACTTTTAGCTaacacaattattttaaaaaatacagctGAAAAGGTGAAATCATCTCTCAAAGGaggattttttttcatgttaaaaTCATCTTTTGAGACATGATTTatctattttcataaattttttaaaatctgtggtaatttatgaaaaaaatttgcaccattttggttaaaaaaaatacaactgtCAATCATGGAAAACAGAATTCCTATAATCACGCATTCATGAATCATCCCCAGATAAAGATTGaactattcaaatttcatatacatattttaaatttgatttactgagataaaatataaacacTACAATTTTCATTCAATGATAGTGATTTACTGATTGCAACTGTGGAAAATCCTGATCCGTCAATCATGTACATCGTACTAAGATGGATTTTAACATTTGAATCCTTATGAACCCACTGAAAGCTAGTCCCCATTTTGAACAGAAATACAAGAGCAGGAGCcaataataaaaacacaaaGCTATGCTGAACGGAAATAACATACTCCACACACGGATCTCCCTACAATAACCAACTAAAGTTTTAATACAACATTCATTATGCAATGGGAAGGATAGGGGAAAAATAGCAATTGGGAGCTCTCTCCAAAGAGTGAATCGTGAACAAAATTTTCTACAGTTATATGTCATTGAAATTCAAACGTTGATTACATCACAGGTGATTAGGAATGAATAGAGAAATTGTTGGAAGGCAGGAAGATGAGGAGAGAACGGTCGAAATCTTCTAACCATAATAATCTGAATCTGTTTATTCGATCTGCTCCCCTTAAAAAAGACAAATGAGGAAAGATGCAGTACAAGACAATCGAATTTCAAGATGTTATTAAGGAATGCTAATATTCCATACAAAAATGGCCATCCAGTATCAACGCTTGACCCATTGGAAACTTTTTCTTGCTTTGGCCTTTCCAGGCTTTTTCCTTTCTACCACTCGTGAGTCTCTTGTCAGGAACCCAGctgatcaagattcaagcaaaaCAAGCTTAGTAAATCATCATAGCACAGCACGTATAAAATCCAGCCACAAGtaaaggactaattaacatgaatccCCACTAGGGAAGTTTGATACGAGAAATGATTAATCAAGAGTTTCATATGAGAAATtgatatggaaaaaaaaaaaaaaaaaactgtatcaACAATGGAGAAAAAAGGCAAAAAGGCTATACCATTTCTAAGTGCTGGCCGCAAATCTGGTTCCCAGTTTTGCAAAGCCTTGCTGATCCCCAATCGTATAGCTCCAACTTGCCCTGTTGCACCAAACACATTTCATTGACACCGATATGAATGATAGCTAAAGAATTGAACTTTGACAAGTTATCCAGTAGGTAATTCTGTTGGAACTTCCACTGTGCACAATTTCCTCAGTGTAGGATTGTCAGGGGAAGTTGAATAGAAGTGTCGATATATTAGAGTTCAAGCATTTAATCGTCAAACTTAAAAGTTTGGGCTGTGATTAGCTAAAAGGCCAAAATTAAAGCATAACGCATTTTGCCCTAAACAAAACCAGAAAAGATATTAGTGAAGGATGTAGTCATGTAACAGCAGTTGACTACAATAATTTTAGTTCGTATTAGTGAAGGATGTAGTCATGTAGCATATACAAAACAATCTAGTTCATCGATATTTTCTACTTTATATCTTGCATCAACACAAACATTTTCCTGTCTggtcaaatcaaaattaaagaaagctCGTGATTGATATTGCAAAGGCCACTTTCAGCATGACTAAAATAGTTAAGACATGATTTCAACAACAATTAAGTTCTCAGAGGGTAAAGTTGGAAtccaccaaaaaataaaatgggtaaagtcggctacatggatcaaacaATACCACAAAGTTCTATTGTAAATCATATTTATAGACAAATGTAactatttatgtaaaaaaacaaaaacaaaaaaatagaacattGTAGTGACTTCTGAGCCATCTTTGTTTGCCATAAACCATTATATCTACACTACACATACAGGTTTTGAGTGTGGGCAAGCTTTCTATATCAAATAGTAAAATATGTATTTGAAAATgtcaaaacaatattttttttaagcatcaAGCATGCATGCAATATCACGGAATATGCTTCAAGAGTGGCATAGATGCGGACAGGACACCAGATGTTCCACAAACTCTAACAAGCATTTGAAAACTGAAACTAGAAATTCTTCagttaaaagaaataagattATAATATAATGAAAGAATATGATGCTAGCCATGGGAATTCAAATATAGAAACTAACTAAAAGAAATGAAACCCACCTGAAACACCACCTCCTTTCACAGTACAACTGACGTCCCAGAGCCCCAAAGTCTTTGTCTCAGAGAAAGGTCGAAGGAGAGTAGCACGATGCTCAAGCATAGGAAAATAGACATCAAACTCTTTATCATTGACAACAAATTGGCCATTACCAGGCTGAACCCAGACACGGGCAACACTGCATTTTCTTCTTCCTGTTCCATAAGCACGTCCTTTATCATCAACCTGCTTCACTCTAGCTTTGGCAGCTTCCTCTTGCTTCAGACGCTCCATTTCACCTCTAGTCGATTTTCTAGTATTCTTCTCATACCGCATGTCTTCAATTACACTAAGAGGGGGCAACCCATGAACCCCATCAAAGTCTTTCAACGCAATCAAACTATCAAGCATCTCATCCGTGATTCCAGAAGCAGCAATCAAATCACCAAATGCACGTTTTGGGCCTGCAATGCCAATAGGAAAAATAACATCACTTACCTTGATAAAGGTCTAAACTCTAAATTAAATGAACAAACATACACATAATTACAAAGTACATTATCCACACACAAAAACATCCTGAGTATACTCTTGGCAAGTAAGACCAACATATCAGAACCTGGCAccctaaaaactaaaataaaatggttGTTCAAAATATAACATACTCAAAACGCCATGAATAAATAATCCATGCACTGATAGTGTAGGACATTGTGATCCAATTGCTAAACCACACcatgtatgataagtttattaactttaaCAATAACTACCTTGAACAATTTCTGATTGGCTGACAAtgtaaaatatttcttaatttgacAATGCATGACTATTAAACCCTAAAAACAATAAACCATAGAAACCAATGATATATGATGACATCAGTTCAAACCTTACGAGAACTATATTGATATTGTTATtgacaaataataaaaagggTTAAACTTAAAGCCTAACAACCTTTGACAATAGCAGTGAGAGCTTGCTCTTCCTTCTCAAGCTGTTCAACATCAACTTTAGGCTTAATATCCAAAGCAGTGATGTCTCCTGCATGCCCCACATCATCTTTGAAATCAAACACATCCTCTttgtcctcctcctccttcatgCTCCAAGGTTTGAAGTCCTCCCCTGCTCCAACTCCAAAATTGCTCTCATCAAAACCACCACCACCGGCTTCTCCTCCGCTTTCCTCGTCGATCCCTTTAAATATAGCATCTTCATCTGCATCGTCCAAACCCTTCTGTTGCAACCACCCTTGTTCCTCCTCTTGCAGCCACCCCCGTTCATCCCTTCTCCTCCCACCACTGCTTCCGCCGTCGTCGTTCATTCTGACGAGGCTTCcgctctcctcctcctcctcctcctcgaAGAACGCGTCGAGCTTCTCCTCGGTCTCCCGGAAATCCTTCCACACGCGGGAGGAAAACGGGTCCTTGCCATCGCCGTCGTTGTTGCCGCCGCCGCGGTTGGTGGAGAAGTGTTTGGGAACGACGACGGTGAAGTAGGGATTCGCAGGCGCGTGGGAAGGCTTCAACGGAAAAGAGAGAAAGCGACGGAGATGAGAGGGTTTGGGAATTAAACGAGAGAGCATGGTGATCGACACAGTGACTGTGAAGTTGATTTACAGAGTGAAGGCGTTGTCATTCATTCGTGCATTGAGAGATAAGAAAGTAGCCGGAGAGTTGACGCCGGCGATCGGAAGTTGTGGAGAGTGACTGAGTGACTGGTGACTACGTAACAGGGAGAGACTGCAGAAGCTACTAAGCTTGGGATTAGGTTTACACAACCAGAGGCCAACCGTCGTCGTTTAATGAACAAGGGTTGAAAaggtttattaaaaatataaaaaataaattaaacaaaaaattaagatttaaacttaaataagcgcctgtaaaaaaaaaatagttttctttaTGGTGTATGTAGAAGTACAATAATCAAGACAATTCAGCTTTGTTGAAAAATGAGTAGAAGTACATGAATagtagttgatttttttttttaaagaaagacttaaattttcatcttcttatttctatcaaaatgtataattttcatcctttaatttaaaatataagtatttagtttttaattttgtaaaattcataattttagtcctttcatcaaattcaaaaaatattaattagtaaaaaattaaattaatatagttTAAATTAGTGATGtgacaataaattatttatttaatttatattatattcaatGTTAATGTATTAATCGTCACGCTTTTTAGTTTAACAGGATGGTTAAAATTAtagactttattttaaaataataagattaaaattataaaatttaaaaaagaaaataactaaatgtttatattttaaagtaaaaagatcaaaattttaaaattttaaaaaatagaacaagtaaaattatatttaagacgaaaagaaatttgatgtttttttattattggaa
The nucleotide sequence above comes from Glycine soja cultivar W05 chromosome 11, ASM419377v2, whole genome shotgun sequence. Encoded proteins:
- the LOC114376775 gene encoding 30S ribosomal protein S9, mitochondrial-like, translating into MLSRLIPKPSHLRRFLSFPLKPSHAPANPYFTVVVPKHFSTNRGGGNNDGDGKDPFSSRVWKDFRETEEKLDAFFEEEEEEESGSLVRMNDDGGSSGGRRRDERGWLQEEEQGWLQQKGLDDADEDAIFKGIDEESGGEAGGGGFDESNFGVGAGEDFKPWSMKEEEDKEDVFDFKDDVGHAGDITALDIKPKVDVEQLEKEEQALTAIVKGPKRAFGDLIAASGITDEMLDSLIALKDFDGVHGLPPLSVIEDMRYEKNTRKSTRGEMERLKQEEAAKARVKQVDDKGRAYGTGRRKCSVARVWVQPGNGQFVVNDKEFDVYFPMLEHRATLLRPFSETKTLGLWDVSCTVKGGGVSGQVGAIRLGISKALQNWEPDLRPALRNAGFLTRDSRVVERKKPGKAKARKSFQWVKR